A window of Arcobacter acticola genomic DNA:
TTAGCAAATATACTAAATATTAAAATAGTAAAAAATGTTGAAGAAGCTATTGTTCATATTCAAAGACACGGTTCTGGACACTCTGAATCAATTTTAAGTGAAAATTATACAACCGTAAACAAATTTTTAAATGAAGTTGATGCAGCTTGTGTTTATGCAAATGCAAGTACAAGATTTACAGATGGTGGAGCTTTTGGATTAGGTGCTGAAGTTGGGATTTCAACAAATAAACTTCATTCAAGAGGACCTATGGGAATCAATGATTTAACAACATTTAAATACAAAATTTATGGTTCTGGTCAAATCAGATAATTTTTAGATAAAATGTTAGAAATTTGTGTTTAAACAAATAAAATAAATTAGTAGAGAGAGAATGACAAAAAAATTATTATTAACACTTTCAAGCGTAATTGCTGCGGTACTATTTTGGTACTATTTTGGAGCGGTATCTATATTAAAAGATGATACTAGCTCTTTTTCAAAACTTCAATGTGTATCTTATGCACCTTTTGCAAAAGATGAATCACCATTTTTATTTGATAATGGTTTGGTTATTTCAAGCAATAGAGTAAGAGAAGATCTAAAACTTTTATCTAAATATACAGATTGTATTAGAACTTATTCAACTGTTGGATTAGAAATGATTCCAGCAATTGCAAGAGAAAACAACTTAAAAATGCTTATGGGTGCATGGGTTAGTAAAGATAAAGTTCAAACAAAACAAGAGTTAGATACTTTAATTAAACTAGCAAGCGAAAACCAAGATATTGTAAAAGCAGTTATTGTTGGAAATGAAGTTTTATTAAGAGGTGATACATCAGATGTACAACTTTTAGAGTATTTAAAACAAGTAAAAGCAGCACTTCCAAATATAAAAGTTACATATGCTGATGTTTGGGAATTTTGGTTAAAACATCCAGCAATTAAAGAAAGTACAGACTTTGTAACTATTCATATTCTTCCATATTGGGAAGATGAACCAATGGGAATCAAAAGAGCAATTAATCACTTAGCAGATGTTAGAGGTGAAGTCGAAAGTATCTTAAAAGATAAAAATATCTTAATAGGAGAAACTGGTTGGCCATCTGAAGGAAGAATGAGAGAAGATGCACATCCAAGTAAAATAAATCAAGCTTTATTTGTAAGAGAGTTTGTACAATTAGCAGTTAAAAACAACTGGGATTATAATATCATTGAAGCATTTGATCAACCATGGAAAAGAGTAAGTGAAGGTGCTGTTGGTGGTTTTTGGGGATTATTTGATAAAGATAGAAATGATAAAAATGTTTTTGCAGGAGATGTATCAAATTTTCCTAACTATAAATATTTAGCATTTGGAACACTTGCACTTATATTATTGTTCTCATTTTTATTAAAAAATAAAGAAATATCAACAAAAAGATTAATAGCATTTTCATCTGTAAATACTATATTTGCAATACTATTTGTTCTACAAATTGAACAATATAATTTAACAACAAGAACATTTTTTGAAGAAATATGGGCATTGTTGATTTTAGCAGTACATATTGCTATTTACTATTTCTTCCTATTAAATATTGTAAAAAATAAAGAAAATGACTCAATTC
This region includes:
- a CDS encoding glycosyl hydrolase yields the protein MTKKLLLTLSSVIAAVLFWYYFGAVSILKDDTSSFSKLQCVSYAPFAKDESPFLFDNGLVISSNRVREDLKLLSKYTDCIRTYSTVGLEMIPAIARENNLKMLMGAWVSKDKVQTKQELDTLIKLASENQDIVKAVIVGNEVLLRGDTSDVQLLEYLKQVKAALPNIKVTYADVWEFWLKHPAIKESTDFVTIHILPYWEDEPMGIKRAINHLADVRGEVESILKDKNILIGETGWPSEGRMREDAHPSKINQALFVREFVQLAVKNNWDYNIIEAFDQPWKRVSEGAVGGFWGLFDKDRNDKNVFAGDVSNFPNYKYLAFGTLALILLFSFLLKNKEISTKRLIAFSSVNTIFAILFVLQIEQYNLTTRTFFEEIWALLILAVHIAIYYFFLLNIVKNKENDSIPISLFYSSAILMLITNIGLAFDGRYKNFEIYVFMISAISFLWAYRNKISELNFGKFEKVLSLLVIISSAYTIYNETIVNIFSNVWIIITLVFAYILNRGSKNISFCQIRELAIYIGIFFAAFLALKYGFVDNKAIATQCNLYAGTLTCKVKDFIGAFLYFGYLGITAFVVALIALVLNKRTTTIIALAVSSCAIVLSNPFLGSIAFIICIYLLTNKKD